In Lagopus muta isolate bLagMut1 chromosome 20, bLagMut1 primary, whole genome shotgun sequence, the following proteins share a genomic window:
- the SH2B2 gene encoding SH2B adapter protein 2, which translates to MNGDALCQEPSSPLPDWREFCELHAQAAAVDFAQKFCQFLKENPHYDTPGAEASFSHHFAANFLDIFSVEVSRVFVSDSPTKYNIVPFVGLQNCHVPYGREVAQRKEETSTESLDSMEAPLGAGRYLSPVQQAQARKVSSYGQSRSSEDVSVHASAKPKFKKGFSLRNMSLCVVDGMKEMWHRRSSPEPGAEAAPGTRRTEREPWGKEPGDPREKWTHKLRLSKAQSSKVELVDIQREGTLRYMVADDTNCVGSSQWQKCRLLLRKAVKVEGERFLLEFYVPPKASKPKVSIPLSAIIEVRTTMPLEMPDKDNTFVLKVENGAEYILETIDSLQKHSWVADIQDCIDPGDSGDDIELASCAQGACLPGRASSCSCEFLADDAHRLPDRCALPGAHSATTTAMPTPHGRGRDSVGELLAHVPLESFLQTLESAPTASTHLAGEDSEVDTEINLSDFPWFHGTLSRIKAAQLVLFGGARSHGLFVIRQSETRPGEYVLTFNFQGKAKHLRLSLNESGQCHVQHLWFQSIFDMLRHFHTHPIPLESGGAADITLRSYVVAQSLQPDTGPPPALVPQPPLCRTDPPPPHYFCSTAPAAPPVPPPTEGVAVPPAVPTPYHRLEGALGPRSRSDSAERRPEPAATGTEDYHDADGARSRTRAVENQYSFY; encoded by the exons ATGAACGGCGATGCCCTGTGCCAGGAGCCCTCCTCCCCGCTCCCCGACTGGCGTGAGTTCTGCGAGCTGCACGCCCAGGCGGCCGCCGTCGACTTCGCCCAGAAGTTCTGCCAGTTCCTGAAGGAGAACCCGCACTACGACACGCCGGGCGCCGAGGCTTCCTTCTCCCATCACTTTGCCGCCAACTTCTTGGATATCTTCAGCGTGGAGGTCAGCCGGGTGTTCGTCTCCGACTCGCCCACCAAGTACAACATCGTGCCCTTCGTGGGGCTGCAGAACTGCCACGTGCCCTACGGGCGGGAGGTGGCCCAGCGGAAGGAGGAGACGTCCACCGAGTCCTTGGACAGCATGGAGGCCCCGCTGGGTGCCGGCCGCTATCTCAGCCCGGTGCAGCAGGCGCAGGCCCGCAAAGTGTCCTCCTATGGCCAGTCCCGCAGCTCGGAGGATGTCTCCGTGCACGCCTCCGCCAAGCCCAAGTTCAAGAAGGGCTTCTCTTTGAGGAACATGAGCTTGTGCGTGGTGGATGGCATGAAGGAGATGTGGCACCGAAGGTCTTCTCCCGAGCCGGGCGCCGAGGCAGCTCCAGGCACCAGGAGGACCGAGAGGGAGCCGTGGGGCAAGGAGCCCGGTGACCCCCGGGAGAAGTGGACCCACAAGCTGCGTCTGTCCAAGGCACAGTCCTCCAAGGTGGAGCTGGTGGACATCCAGAGGGAGGGCACGCTGCGCTACATGGTGGCCGATGACACGAACTGTGTGGGGAGCTCACAGTGGCAGAAGTGCCGCCTCCTGCTGCGCAAGGCCGTGAAGGTGGAAGGGGAGAGATTCCTGCTCGAGTTCTACGTCCCTCCCAAG gcttccAAGCCCAAGGTGAGCATCCCACTGTCAGCCATCATTGAGGTGCGGACCACCATGCCTTTGGAGATGCCTGACAAGGACAACACCTTTGTGCTGAAG GTGGAGAACGGTGCCGAGTACATCCTGGAGACCATTGACTCCCTGCAGAAACACTCGTGGGTGGCAGATATCCAGGACTGCATTGACCCTGG GGATAGCGGGGATGACATCGAGTTGGCATCCTGTGCTCAGGGAGCCTGCCTGCCGGGCCGGGCGTCCTCCTGCAGCTGCGAGTTCCTGGCTGATG ATGCGCACAGGCTGCCAGATAGATGTGCCCTGCCCGGTGCTCACAGTGCCACCACCACTGCTATGCCCACACCCCATGGCCGGGGCAGGGACTCCGTGGGGGAGCTGCTGGCCCACGTCCCACTGGAGAGCTTCTTGCAGACACTGGAGTCTGCACCCACAGCCAGCACGCACCTTGCAG GAGAGGACAGCGAAGTGGACACAGAGATCAACCTCTCTGACTTCCCCTGGTTCCATGGGACGCTGTCACGGATCAAGGCGGCTCAGCTGGTGCTGTTCGGCGGTGCCCGGAGCCACGGCCTGTTCGTCATCCGGCAGAGTGAGACACGGCCAGGGGAGTACGTGCTGACCTTCAACTTCCAGGGGAAAGCCAAG CACCTCCGGCTGTCGCTGAACGAGAGCGGGCAGTGCCACGTGCAGCACCTCTGGTTCCAGAGCATCTTCGACATGCTGCGGCACTTCCACACACACCCCATCCCGCTGGAGTCAGGTGGCGCTGCAGACATCACGCTTCGGAGCTATGTGGTGGCCCAGAGCCTGCAGCCTg ACACTGGCCCTCCGCCAGCCCTCGTGCCACAGCCGCCGCTCTGCCGCACCGACCCACCACCCCCACACTACTTCTGCAGCAcggcgcccgccgccccgccaGTCCCACCACCCACTGAGGGGGTGGCTGTGCCCCCCGCCGTCCCCACGCCCTACCACCGCCTGGAGGGAGCCCTGGGCCCCCGCAGCCGCAGCGACAGCGCTGAGCGCCGGCCGGAGCCTGCTGCCACCGGCACTGAGGACTATCACGATGCTGACGGTGCCCGCAGTCGGACCCGGGCAGTGGAGAACCAATACTCCTTCTACTGA